From the candidate division KSB1 bacterium genome, one window contains:
- a CDS encoding UPF0175 family protein gives MSYTIPDEIIKSTRMSIPELSQEIALLLFQKEKLTLGQASRLARMSQLQFQHLLASRQIPIHYDEQDFEDDLRTLKANYI, from the coding sequence ATGAGCTACACTATTCCAGACGAAATAATCAAATCCACCCGAATGTCGATTCCAGAGCTATCTCAAGAGATAGCCCTGTTGCTGTTTCAAAAAGAAAAGCTGACATTGGGACAGGCAAGCCGATTAGCTAGAATGAGTCAGCTCCAATTCCAGCATCTTCTGGCGAGTCGCCAGATTCCGATTCATTATGATGAACAGGATTTTGAAGATGACTTGCGAACTTTAAAAGCCAATTATATATAG
- a CDS encoding multiheme c-type cytochrome: MKIPLIIFLTILLATAFSYAQTFSDATQSCIDCHESIQPGIVQDWLSSRHAKMTPAEALKKTKLERRISNESVPAELANSVVGCFECHGLNTEKHQDSFEHFDYKINVVVSPKDCQTCHPVEVEQYSTSTKAHAIGNLAQNPIYDSLVETTVSPKTIEGDKIVQGQASHFTRRETCFGCHGTTVEVKGMKTISAELGDVEVPDLTGWPNQGVGRINPDGSMGACTSCHPRHAFSLVDARKPYTCSQCHLEPDVPAYNVYKESKHGNIFFARGHGWNFDSVPWVISKDFQAPSCTVCHSSLITTPEGKVVAVRTHNFDSRIWERIFGLIYSHPQPKSGATHIIKNADGLPLPTTFDNRQASDFLISQPEAKTRQGQMEKICQSCHSTDWVQKHFEKFDNTNKETNGMVLAATQLLQKAWDKKIADNKNPFDETIELKWVQQWLFYANSVRYSSAMTGAPDYASFKNGWWYLTKTLREMKDKIEKK, from the coding sequence TTGAAAATTCCATTGATTATTTTTTTAACCATTCTATTAGCGACGGCATTTTCGTACGCCCAAACCTTCAGCGACGCCACCCAATCCTGCATTGATTGCCACGAGAGCATCCAGCCTGGCATCGTGCAGGACTGGCTGAGCAGCCGCCATGCGAAAATGACACCTGCCGAGGCGCTGAAAAAAACAAAGCTGGAGCGCCGCATTTCCAATGAGAGCGTTCCCGCTGAACTGGCAAATAGCGTGGTCGGCTGCTTTGAATGTCATGGGCTGAATACGGAAAAGCATCAGGACAGCTTCGAGCATTTCGATTATAAAATCAATGTAGTCGTCTCGCCGAAGGATTGCCAGACCTGCCATCCCGTGGAGGTAGAGCAATATTCGACGAGCACCAAAGCGCACGCCATCGGCAATTTGGCCCAGAATCCGATTTACGATTCATTGGTGGAAACCACTGTCAGTCCCAAGACCATCGAGGGGGATAAAATCGTTCAGGGCCAAGCCTCCCATTTCACCAGGCGGGAGACCTGCTTTGGCTGCCATGGCACCACGGTGGAGGTGAAAGGCATGAAAACGATCAGCGCCGAGCTGGGCGATGTGGAAGTGCCCGATCTGACAGGCTGGCCCAACCAGGGGGTGGGACGGATCAATCCTGATGGCAGCATGGGCGCTTGCACCTCATGCCATCCTCGACATGCGTTTTCATTGGTCGATGCCCGCAAGCCGTACACCTGCAGCCAGTGCCATCTCGAGCCCGACGTCCCTGCCTACAATGTTTATAAAGAGAGCAAGCACGGGAACATCTTTTTCGCTCGGGGCCACGGCTGGAACTTTGACAGTGTGCCATGGGTTATAAGTAAAGATTTTCAAGCGCCGTCATGTACGGTTTGCCATAGTTCTTTGATCACAACTCCCGAGGGCAAGGTGGTGGCGGTACGGACGCACAATTTCGATTCCCGCATCTGGGAGCGGATTTTCGGCCTGATTTATAGCCATCCCCAGCCGAAAAGCGGTGCGACGCACATCATCAAAAACGCCGATGGATTGCCACTGCCCACGACGTTCGACAATCGCCAGGCTTCGGATTTTTTGATCAGCCAGCCTGAAGCGAAAACCCGACAGGGTCAGATGGAAAAAATCTGCCAGAGTTGTCATTCCACGGATTGGGTGCAAAAGCATTTTGAGAAATTCGATAATACAAATAAAGAAACCAACGGCATGGTATTAGCGGCGACCCAATTATTGCAAAAAGCCTGGGACAAAAAGATTGCTGATAATAAAAATCCCTTCGATGAAACGATCGAGCTGAAATGGGTGCAACAGTGGCTATTCTATGCCAATTCGGTCCGCTATTCTTCAGCCATGACAGGTGCGCCTGATTATGCGTCGTTTAAAAATGGCTGGTGGTATTTGACGAAGACGCTCAGGGAGATGAAAGATAAAATAGAAAAGAAATAG
- a CDS encoding heavy-metal-associated domain-containing protein, which translates to MKIKIDGMSCQHCKMAVEKALSKVPGVKSYSVDLDKGEAQVSGNPEAQSVIDAIDKIGYRAKLIE; encoded by the coding sequence ATGAAAATCAAAATAGATGGCATGTCCTGCCAGCACTGCAAGATGGCCGTGGAAAAAGCATTGTCAAAGGTGCCTGGCGTGAAATCCTATTCCGTCGATCTGGATAAGGGGGAAGCCCAGGTCAGCGGTAATCCAGAGGCGCAATCAGTAATTGATGCGATTGATAAGATAGGTTATCGAGCGAAATTGATAGAATAA
- a CDS encoding nucleotidyltransferase family protein, which yields MKRLKEIQNVLNNNRSTLDSRFKVKKIGIFGSLIRGEAREQSDIDILVELYEPIGWDFVELKDFLETILQKPVDLVTKNSLKQLIREQILNEVIYT from the coding sequence ATGAAAAGGCTAAAAGAAATTCAAAATGTTTTAAACAACAATAGATCGACCTTAGATTCCAGATTTAAGGTCAAAAAAATCGGAATTTTTGGCTCTTTGATACGGGGTGAAGCAAGAGAACAGAGTGACATCGATATACTTGTTGAACTTTATGAGCCAATCGGCTGGGATTTTGTCGAGTTAAAAGATTTCCTGGAAACGATCTTACAGAAACCAGTAGATCTGGTTACAAAGAATTCATTAAAACAGTTGATTCGTGAACAAATCCTGAACGAGGTAATTTATACATGA
- a CDS encoding ferritin family protein, whose protein sequence is MTAQKADLQALQLALKMETDGYNFFKDAATRAQNPLTKEAFEYFAKWELEHVEFIKKMYQKLNDTGEWLSVELMNQKVGDAAVAIKTIFKQKHEEIDKHVKVATSDLEAYVLARDIEDKATVFYKQKADAAADPSAKKFFTFMIDVEREHYNILNNSYRYLQNPSLYNLEEENWMFDGG, encoded by the coding sequence ATGACTGCACAAAAAGCCGATCTTCAGGCCCTGCAATTGGCGTTGAAGATGGAAACCGATGGTTATAATTTTTTCAAAGATGCAGCCACACGTGCCCAAAATCCACTCACCAAAGAGGCATTCGAGTATTTCGCCAAATGGGAGCTGGAGCATGTGGAGTTCATCAAAAAGATGTATCAAAAGTTGAACGACACGGGCGAGTGGCTGTCAGTGGAATTGATGAACCAGAAAGTGGGCGATGCGGCGGTGGCGATCAAGACGATTTTCAAGCAAAAGCATGAAGAGATCGACAAGCACGTGAAGGTTGCCACCAGCGATCTGGAAGCTTACGTTCTGGCTCGAGATATTGAAGATAAGGCGACTGTCTTTTATAAACAGAAGGCGGACGCTGCTGCCGATCCCTCGGCCAAGAAGTTCTTCACTTTTATGATCGACGTCGAGCGAGAGCATTATAATATTCTCAATAATTCGTATCGTTATCTCCAAAATCCGTCGCTTTATAATCTGGAGGAGGAGAATTGGATGTTTGATGGAGGCTAA
- a CDS encoding type II toxin-antitoxin system PemK/MazF family toxin, with amino-acid sequence MTNFRWHIFLANLDPVIGSEQGNTRPVLVISEEEINQILPVVNVLPITSRKPGRQIYANEVLIPAGTAGLERESIILCYQIRTLDKVRLTKLIGKIESYELRQSILDALNFQLGLT; translated from the coding sequence GTGACCAATTTTAGGTGGCATATTTTCCTGGCTAATCTTGATCCTGTTATTGGTTCAGAGCAAGGCAACACTCGGCCTGTTCTGGTGATTAGCGAAGAAGAAATCAACCAAATATTGCCTGTTGTCAACGTCTTACCAATTACTTCAAGAAAACCAGGTCGCCAGATTTATGCAAATGAAGTACTGATACCTGCTGGAACTGCTGGCTTAGAGAGGGAATCGATAATCTTATGCTATCAAATTAGGACATTAGATAAAGTACGCTTAACAAAATTGATTGGCAAAATCGAAAGCTATGAGTTGCGACAAAGTATTTTAGATGCGCTAAATTTTCAATTAGGACTTACATAG
- a CDS encoding FMN-binding protein, whose protein sequence is MKKGLFTILFMVVVTIVFISALASINELSKERVLQNARIDQYKSILYAFDIFPEKISEQELGLTSTTNDIPWKQDEILRAVQSQIRTVKLPVTAEQAQLLKDSFLTVKDSVEIFVRTNERGEPIAYGFPLRGKGLWGTITAFGVISADLKKMIGIDFTEQVETPGLGARITEIEFKYFFRNLDLSRFHDPASPTPPLVLVKKKDKTNREESTNSFQAITGATQTVNGVLKMVNTDLRFYIEVIRGNEAMVKNGVVE, encoded by the coding sequence ATGAAAAAAGGGCTATTCACTATTTTATTCATGGTCGTCGTGACCATCGTCTTTATTTCGGCGCTGGCGTCGATCAATGAGCTATCGAAAGAGCGGGTTTTGCAGAACGCCAGGATCGATCAATACAAATCGATCCTTTATGCGTTCGATATCTTCCCAGAGAAGATTAGCGAGCAAGAGCTGGGGCTAACCAGCACCACCAACGATATCCCGTGGAAACAGGACGAAATCCTCAGGGCAGTGCAAAGCCAGATCCGAACGGTGAAACTCCCCGTTACGGCCGAGCAGGCTCAATTATTAAAAGATAGCTTTCTCACAGTGAAAGATTCGGTGGAGATTTTCGTGCGAACCAATGAGCGAGGCGAGCCCATCGCCTACGGTTTTCCGCTGCGAGGCAAGGGCTTGTGGGGTACGATTACCGCCTTTGGGGTGATCTCTGCTGATCTGAAAAAAATGATCGGCATTGATTTCACCGAGCAGGTAGAAACTCCAGGCCTGGGCGCCCGCATCACCGAAATCGAATTCAAATATTTCTTCCGCAATCTCGATCTGAGCCGCTTTCATGATCCAGCCTCGCCCACTCCTCCTTTGGTGCTGGTCAAAAAGAAGGACAAGACCAATCGGGAGGAATCGACCAACAGCTTCCAGGCCATCACAGGCGCCACCCAGACGGTAAATGGAGTGTTGAAAATGGTAAATACGGATTTGCGGTTTTATATCGAGGTGATTCGGGGGAATGAGGCAATGGTAAAAAATGGAGTGGTGGAGTGA
- a CDS encoding ferredoxin, with protein sequence MKAMVDPDLCTGCELCVSTCPEVFEMDGDVAKAIVDVVPPDSEDCAREAAEDCPAEAIKIE encoded by the coding sequence ATGAAAGCTATGGTCGATCCTGATCTCTGCACTGGCTGTGAGCTTTGTGTGAGCACCTGCCCCGAGGTATTTGAGATGGACGGCGACGTGGCCAAGGCTATTGTCGATGTCGTCCCGCCCGATTCGGAAGACTGCGCTCGTGAAGCGGCTGAGGATTGTCCAGCAGAGGCAATTAAAATCGAATAG
- a CDS encoding DUF433 domain-containing protein, protein MPSCPTDPKIMGGRACIRGMRITVALIVNLFSNGMSVEEILEDYPYLEEEDIKQALKFSAATF, encoded by the coding sequence ATGCCATCTTGCCCTACAGATCCCAAAATAATGGGAGGACGTGCCTGCATTCGAGGCATGAGGATTACCGTTGCTTTGATTGTGAATCTGTTTTCTAATGGCATGTCTGTAGAAGAGATTCTCGAGGATTATCCCTATTTGGAAGAAGAAGATATTAAGCAGGCTTTAAAATTTTCAGCGGCAACTTTTTGA
- a CDS encoding RnfABCDGE type electron transport complex subunit D, with protein sequence MFKIEFLKQKVMRTVVYTLLPVTVAAVYFFGWRSLAMVVLSVISCVITEWLFVRGANGKVSEAVFVTAFLYALSLPPTLPLYMVVIGAVFAITFGKMAFGGFGNNVFNPAMVGRAFVYITFPIQMTNRWIPAANFSDFPGGFAAWQFHTTPDYLSAITEATPQIAYKEGAANLPSYLQLLFGNINGQFERLGETTLIGAGSMGEVSAILLLIGGLYLVYKKAANWRLVVSFFVTYLVFDGILHLIVPAKVPNLLFGLLAGSTMMGGFFIVTDPVSAPKQDFTRYVYGAMIAIFTIIIKSFALFSGGLTFGVLLGNMFGPLIDFYVKSYKDKKKALSVSSKQ encoded by the coding sequence ATGTTCAAAATAGAATTCCTGAAGCAAAAAGTCATGCGGACCGTGGTGTATACATTGCTTCCTGTCACGGTCGCTGCGGTTTACTTTTTCGGCTGGCGCAGTCTGGCGATGGTGGTGCTGTCGGTCATCAGTTGCGTGATCACTGAATGGCTATTTGTTCGGGGCGCCAATGGCAAAGTTTCCGAAGCCGTCTTCGTCACCGCATTTCTCTACGCCCTATCTTTGCCGCCCACGCTACCGCTGTACATGGTGGTCATTGGAGCGGTCTTTGCCATCACATTCGGCAAAATGGCGTTCGGCGGCTTTGGCAATAATGTGTTCAATCCCGCCATGGTCGGTAGGGCGTTTGTCTATATCACTTTTCCGATTCAAATGACCAATCGCTGGATTCCCGCTGCCAATTTCTCGGATTTTCCAGGGGGATTTGCTGCTTGGCAATTTCACACCACGCCCGATTATCTTTCGGCCATCACAGAAGCCACGCCGCAAATTGCATACAAAGAAGGCGCTGCCAATTTGCCCAGCTATCTTCAATTGCTATTTGGCAACATCAATGGTCAATTCGAGCGACTGGGTGAGACGACCCTCATCGGCGCAGGCTCGATGGGAGAGGTTTCGGCCATTTTGCTGCTGATCGGTGGGCTATATCTAGTTTACAAAAAAGCGGCTAATTGGCGGTTGGTGGTCAGCTTTTTTGTGACCTATCTGGTTTTCGATGGCATCCTTCATCTGATCGTTCCTGCCAAAGTGCCGAATCTGCTGTTCGGTCTTTTGGCAGGCTCGACCATGATGGGCGGATTTTTCATCGTGACCGACCCTGTTTCGGCGCCCAAGCAGGACTTCACCCGTTATGTTTACGGCGCCATGATTGCCATTTTTACCATCATCATCAAATCGTTTGCCTTGTTTTCGGGCGGATTGACGTTTGGCGTGCTATTGGGCAACATGTTTGGGCCGTTGATTGATTTTTATGTGAAAAGTTATAAGGATAAAAAGAAAGCGCTTTCAGTGAGCAGTAAACAGTGA
- a CDS encoding four helix bundle protein, which translates to MKLEVWQKSIELYRIIWKVIYEDIKLDFKLRSQLADAAQSVSSNIAEGYSRRSIKEYIQFLYISLSCLAEVLTRIIGLKVTNQITEAQFNMIDSLHYEIENKLLRLVESLERKRDDGTWVDYISDEIAEYNP; encoded by the coding sequence ATGAAACTGGAAGTGTGGCAAAAGTCTATCGAATTGTATCGGATCATCTGGAAAGTCATTTATGAAGATATAAAATTGGACTTCAAACTGCGCTCCCAACTCGCTGATGCGGCACAATCAGTTTCCTCAAACATTGCTGAAGGATATAGCCGCCGCTCTATCAAGGAGTATATTCAATTTTTATACATTTCATTATCCTGTTTAGCCGAAGTCCTGACCCGAATCATTGGCTTGAAAGTCACCAATCAAATAACCGAAGCACAATTCAACATGATCGATTCTTTGCATTATGAAATCGAAAATAAACTTCTACGCTTAGTCGAAAGCCTGGAACGAAAACGAGATGACGGCACCTGGGTTGACTACATCTCTGATGAAATAGCGGAGTACAATCCATGA
- a CDS encoding DsrE family protein, producing MKKIALFAFNGEPMCFVHVLLNALDMKEKGYDVRVIIEGSATKLVEELADPTKPFANLYQKVKDQGLIDCVCKACSAKMNSLNAAMAQHLPLCDELMGHPSMAKYMEQGFEIITF from the coding sequence ATGAAAAAAATCGCCCTATTCGCCTTCAACGGAGAGCCGATGTGCTTCGTCCACGTGCTGCTCAATGCTCTGGATATGAAAGAAAAAGGATACGACGTGCGAGTTATTATCGAAGGGTCGGCGACCAAATTGGTGGAGGAACTTGCGGATCCGACCAAGCCGTTCGCCAATCTCTATCAAAAAGTCAAAGACCAGGGATTGATCGACTGCGTGTGCAAAGCCTGCTCTGCGAAGATGAATTCATTGAATGCAGCGATGGCGCAGCACCTGCCGCTGTGCGATGAACTGATGGGACATCCGAGCATGGCGAAATATATGGAGCAGGGATTCGAGATTATTACATTTTGA